GTGCTCACCGCCTCGCGGCGCGGCATGACCTGGCACACGAGTCGTGCCGACATCGACCTGGCCTGGAGCGCCTTGGACGAGCTCGGGGTGGCCGAGCTGGCCGACCGCCCACTGGGCCAGCTCTCCGGCGGGCAGCGCCAGCTCGTCGCCCTGGCCCAGACACTCGTGCGCGAGCCCGGACTCATCCTGCTCGACGAGCCCACCTCCGCCCTCGACCTGCGCCGCCAGGTCTCGGTCCTCTCCCACGTGCGCCGGATCTGTCACCGGGACACTGGCCGCCTCGCCGTCGTCGCCCTGCACGACCTCAACCTGGCGGCCCGCTTCTGCGACCGCCTCGCCATCCTCGCCGGCGGGACGATCCGCGCCGAGGGGCCGCCCGCCGAGGTGCTCCAGCCCGACATCCTCGCCGAGGTCTACGGGCTGCGAGTGCGGATCGTGCCCGACGGCGACCACGTCATGGTCGCCCCCGAGGCCGAGCAGGGGGCTTGAGCCGGTTCGTCGTCGTGAGCCGCTGTATGCCGCACAGCAGGGGCGCGCGCCGTCCTGCTGGACGTCTCGCCACCGGGGTCGGT
This region of Actinomyces oris genomic DNA includes:
- a CDS encoding ABC transporter ATP-binding protein, which codes for MSLILNDLTFSYGRRAVLKGVDATWETGQTVGLLGPNGAGKSTLVTCVAQLRRHLGEVSFAGRRGHDLRGTIGYMPQGLPGDAALTALESVLTASRRGMTWHTSRADIDLAWSALDELGVAELADRPLGQLSGGQRQLVALAQTLVREPGLILLDEPTSALDLRRQVSVLSHVRRICHRDTGRLAVVALHDLNLAARFCDRLAILAGGTIRAEGPPAEVLQPDILAEVYGLRVRIVPDGDHVMVAPEAEQGA